The Neochlamydia sp. AcF84 genome has a segment encoding these proteins:
- a CDS encoding type III secretion system chaperone yields MELEDLLLEYGRSKQLGRLQLDSSGLCTLLMNGHYLITFEKSLDQEGFYLYSSVGSLPLEKEEGISLMALKGNLFGKETGRASLGYVEQTRSLVLFEYFDKNELNYLQFIQRLNKFIKYLFYWITKLKAFISQDMDKKAAVEFRPTFHPSKKIFYA; encoded by the coding sequence ATGGAGCTAGAAGATCTGCTGCTTGAATATGGGAGATCTAAACAATTAGGTAGACTTCAGCTTGATAGCTCAGGACTTTGCACGCTTTTAATGAATGGTCACTATCTTATCACCTTTGAAAAATCTCTCGATCAAGAGGGGTTTTATCTTTATTCTAGCGTAGGCAGCCTTCCCTTAGAAAAAGAAGAGGGGATAAGCTTAATGGCTTTAAAAGGCAATCTTTTTGGCAAGGAAACAGGACGAGCAAGCTTAGGGTATGTAGAACAAACACGTTCTCTAGTTCTATTTGAATATTTTGATAAAAATGAGTTGAATTATCTTCAATTTATTCAAAGGCTTAATAAATTTATAAAATATTTATTTTATTGGATAACTAAACTAAAAGCTTTTATTTCACAAGATATGGATAAAAAAGCAGCGGTAGAGTTTCGGCCTACTTTCCATCCTAGTAAGAAAATCTTTTATGCATAA